The Candidatus Eisenbacteria bacterium genome includes a window with the following:
- a CDS encoding NADH-quinone oxidoreductase subunit J — MHLAAPSVTELIFWVCAVAACVMGALVVLLPNPVSSALALVVTLCAVAGLFLTLGAQFISMVQVIVYAGAIMVLFLFVIMLLQLTGTPRSGRAIFGPKILGAALGMGLLAQLGAVVTTATYPPGAGDPAFGAVNNTLEVGRALYSRYLLPFEVTSVLLLVALVGAVVLAKRKF; from the coding sequence GTGCACCTGGCCGCCCCGTCCGTGACGGAACTTATCTTCTGGGTGTGCGCGGTGGCCGCCTGCGTCATGGGCGCCCTGGTGGTCCTGCTGCCCAACCCGGTCTCCAGCGCGCTGGCGCTGGTCGTGACCCTGTGCGCCGTCGCCGGGCTGTTCCTCACGCTGGGCGCGCAGTTCATCTCCATGGTGCAGGTGATCGTGTACGCCGGCGCCATCATGGTGCTGTTCCTGTTCGTGATCATGCTGCTGCAGCTCACCGGAACGCCGCGCTCCGGCCGCGCGATCTTCGGTCCGAAGATCCTGGGCGCGGCGCTGGGCATGGGCCTGCTGGCGCAGCTCGGCGCGGTGGTGACCACCGCCACCTACCCTCCGGGGGCGGGCGACCCGGCCTTCGGCGCCGTGAACAACACCCTGGAGGTGGGCCGCGCGCTGTACTCGCGCTACCTGCTGCCGTTCGAGGTCACCAGCGTGCTGCTGCTGGTGGCGCTGGTGGGGGCCGTGGTGCTGGCCAAGAGGAAGTTCTGA
- the nuoK gene encoding NADH-quinone oxidoreductase subunit NuoK, producing MVPISNYLWVSTALFCLGVTGVLVRRNAIVIFMCIELMMNAANLAFVAFARNMRSLDGQVVVFFVMTVAAAEVAVGLAIIISIFRHHESVDIDQVDLLRG from the coding sequence ATGGTCCCGATCTCCAACTACCTGTGGGTCAGCACCGCCCTGTTCTGTCTCGGGGTGACCGGCGTGCTGGTCCGTCGCAACGCGATCGTCATCTTCATGTGCATCGAGCTGATGATGAACGCGGCCAACCTGGCGTTCGTGGCCTTCGCGCGCAACATGCGCTCGCTGGACGGCCAGGTCGTGGTGTTCTTCGTGATGACGGTGGCGGCGGCGGAGGTGGCGGTGGGCCTGGCCATCATCATCTCGATCTTCCGGCATCACGAGTCGGTGGACATCGACCAGGTCGATCTGCTGCGGGGGTAA